DNA from Branchiostoma lanceolatum isolate klBraLanc5 chromosome 9, klBraLanc5.hap2, whole genome shotgun sequence:
CCAACCGATTTGAACTGCTTGTATATGTTTATATTCCTATAGGTCTCATTGCGAAATGTACTACTATGTATAAACAACTATTACAGCATGAACTTGTCAAAAATCTTCTTTACCCATTTTCTCGATTGTCTCTCTTTCTAAACAAAAATTATGATCTTAGAATAGACACAGGTGTAATAGACAGTTGCTTAAACTAACACCAGAGGAAGCCGGGATGAGGTGAGAGGCTTTCAGCGACACAGTCTGGGGAATCAGGTttatcaactttgacctttgctCCGTGACAGTTTGACCTGTGAGTCCGCCATTTTGTGCCGTACGAGGTTGTCATTCCTGTTCAATCTGAGGCGATTTTCAACCTAATTCGACTCTATATCAACTCTGAACGGTTTTGGTAGATAGGTAAGATATATTTTTATCACCATCTTTCGCCATATTGCGTTACCACAGAAGCTACTTCAAATCTGGGGgtaatttgaaaatataatcATATGTAAGTATTGTAGGGTgaacatggggaggggggcatgtggCCAAGAAGATGTTTTCGTGAGTGTGAACAACATAACCTAGTACTTTATCAGTTTTCTTGGACGTCCAGGCCACAATGTCGCAGCCACAATGCCCGTTTGTTATTCTTGGCAGGAGAATAGCAGATGAGATGACGTCTCGTTGTGCATTTGGTTTGTGGATAGCTTATGTGACGTTACGATTCTCATAGCTGAAAACTCATCACTAGAttctatgcaaatgtggtactaatttgcataagtaataaTGAAGTTTTACCGATTAGCTGCTTTCCATGATTGAACTTTAAGACACGTGACATACGTAACTATAATGTGGGTAAGATAAAGATGGTAAGAGGTATCAAGCACACTTTCAGTTCATCAAGGTGGTAATGCTATAGTTTTAACTGATTTATTGTTATCAGAAATGGATGACCGAAGCAGCGAGATTTCTATAGACGACCTACCGACTGCACACCCTGTGAACGATACAAGCAGCAGCGGGACAATGGACACGGGAACGCAGCAGGAGACAGAAGAGGACATTCCATGCAAGGAAACGTGCGGGATAAAATCTGACCGTCCTCCCGTACAGAGTCGAACAGAGCAGACGGGAAGGCCTGCGGTTAAACGTACTATGGACAAACGCTTCGCATGTACAGATTGTGATTACAGGGCAGCTTCAAAGGTGAATCTATTAatacatgtaagaaaacatacaggtgagaagcccttcaaatgtgaccagtgcgaccaTTCTGCTGCAAGGAAAAATGATTTAGACCGACATGTGTTTACACACacgggagagaaaccctacatgtgtggagagtgtggttTCAGGACGGCTGAGAGGTCTTCTCtgtcccgacatatgagaacacatacaggtgagaagcccttcaaatgtgaccagtgtgactattctgctgcaaagaaagccaatttagaccgacacatggctaCACACACGGgggacaaaccctacatgtgtggagagtgtggatacaggacggctgacCGGTCTCACCTATCCGAGCATATGAGAaagcatacaggtgaaaaaccctacaaatgtgacatgtgtgactattctgctgcacagaaaagcAGTTTGAATTTGCACATGGCTAGTAAACATTCTGGtgataaaccctacatgtgtggagagtgcggttACAAGACAGCCAAAAGGTCTCACCTATACGTGCATATGAGAagacatacaggtgaaaaaccctacaaatgtgaccagtgcgactattctgctgcaacaAAAAGCGGTTTAGACCGGCACATGACTACGCACacgggagagaaaccctacatgtgtttATAGTGCGGGTTCAGGACGGCTGACAGGTATCGCCTAACCCTGCATAtgagaaaccatacaggtgaaaaaccctacaaatgttgacatatgtgactattctgcttcaCAAGGAAAGAGTATGAAAttgcacaagaagaaacatATAAGTTGGACACCATGTGTGGGAGGTGGAGGACGAATTTTAGGCTTGTCTTGTCTTTTCTATACATATAAGAAACCACTACACGTTTGAGGTGCAAAACATCTCAAGTGTGGTTAGTATACAGGACTACTCACATGTCTTGCTCTTCTGGACATATGGAAACATATACGGGTGTGAAGCCCTTTAGTTTTTAATTAAACTCATCAAACTTCAAAATGTGACCAGTACAAATATTTCACTTCACGAATAGTTACCTCAGAAAAACAGTCGGCTAAAAAGAGTGGACACAAGTTCcttcatgtgtgaggagtgtgggtacaggacggctTACAGTTATACTACTCTGTCTTGGCATATGAAATTATAccagtgagaaacccttcaagtgtgagcATTGTAACTATTCTGCTAGATCTAAAGATACTTTAGGCCAACAAGTGGCTAGCAGAGAACTTAGTTTTGAAATACCTTAAACATAAGTTACTTTTTAGGCTAGATCTCTGTGTTAACTATGTTAAATGTTCAAATCTTATGTTGTATTGGTTCATTTTATTTGACAATTATGCTATGGTTTGTATTGGTATCTTTGATGCGTTTGTAAGCAAGTAACAAAGATGTGTCTACTTGTGCTGTATCTGCCAAGATTGTGTCTCTGTTAGCCGCTGTCTTTATTGTCTGGCTGACCCGTTAAATTTGTCGTCATTGTTGTAATATAAAATACAAACCTACTGTATAGCAAATAAAGACAAATTGCAGAGTTGTATTTGGCAAGTATGTTCTTGTTATACCTATCAGTGCTCTTGTTGTGAAGGGAAAGCACATACATCCGAAACTACTCATTGCCCTCAAAACTgaatcagcttacagatgtgatttatgtggcCATTCCCGTATAGGggtgtttagccatagtcgatgctgtagggcttaTGTGAATTAGAATTTTGCCATGGTCAATGCTGACCGACTGAggccataaatatatatatactcagTAGCACAAGACatgataggtggcgcttttgtgaGAGGCCATGGCGTTACATGGACATCTCGCTGGTGACTTGACAGGGGATCCTGTTTTTTGTCAACTCGAAGTTGACGATGCAATATAATATTGGGCGCCAGGAGGAGCTGATTGTTACCATGGCGTGGAAGTACAAAAAAAGTGTTACGATCTTGCCCCATATCTGCTTAGGGATTGACCTCGATGCCAGCACTCTCGCGTGCCAATACGCATttcctactttccaagcagatgcaaggatCAGTGTTTACGCgagtttttgcaacatttagtgaTTCTATCAAGTAGTTCACCTTTTGACGACTCGTCTCCTATGAGAAAATGAATCGCTACTAAAAGGATGTGctaaaccgtgcaaaaacagaCGTAAATCACTGAATCTgatcctgacatctgcttggagattgcgtATTTCATGCCCAAACCTGGAAGCCAATAGAGCGATCAACATGAATACAGGATTAAAGACTTACTCCTTAAGCTTGCCGCGGGCCGTGTCTCAAGTATCAGTGGCCTCAAGGTACACTTCCTGACATCAGAGAGAGTACTTTGAGGCTAAAGCTACTTAATTCAGTGATtctcggatttaaaaaaaatacttttctgTATAATCGACATGAAAACAGTTTGAAAGGAAGGTCTATATACACGTACACACCGTTTCAGGGAGGGGATATAGACATATGCACGCcccccagcccccccccccccccccaacacacactcTGTTCTCACGATGTCCACTTGCGAATATTTTACCTTGAAAAATCTCAAGACCAACTAATCAGTACAACTGACAGAAGAAGTCAATCCTCAGAGTGCACTACATGATGTCACTGACAAATGACGTGTTGTGTTCATTCTAGAGCCACTGAAGAAGATTgacggatgtcactcgaaacgttaGGAACTATTCTCTGCATCATATCCAGTTTTAGAGATTGATTTACGTGGAATCTTCATCACCGTACTGTGAAATATGTACGGTGTTCTCAGTCccatcgttagtcactgacggaagacagtggatgctgtctgaaacgtctgactgtttcaaaattttatccagttgcttgagtaattacttttggcgtatcttatttcctggacgtctaaccttcatcaacgtactgtGAAATATGTTTGGAGGGGTAGGAAGTAGATTAATGTGGTCTAATTGAGTAAGACGATCATCATTAATGCAAACTTAAGAGCGGCCCCCCGGCACGGAGCCAGTCTCAAATATCCCAGCTTAATCAATTTCCTGTCCGAGTTTGTAACTCCTGAAGTTTCCCGTCGACAGATTTACCGCCCTGTTAACCTGCTCCTGTCGGCGGTTCCAACCTCCCGCGGTTTCCGACCTTTCCTAGAAGAAATCCAGAAGACAGGACGCTCATTACCTGTCAGCTGAGAGAAATCAGATTTTTACCAGTCATCGTTTTCCAGAGTTCTAATGATGTGCGGGCGTTGATGTGAAGTTGGCGTGTCCCCAGCCGCTTTATGCTTCCTACATCGAAGCCTTTCCAATAAGTTTTAATGTTAAAATGTTACTTGTTTGTCGCCTGTAGTCTTGAAAAACAGCCCGACAAGAGAAGAGAATTCGAAAGAGcaaaagacacacacatacaaaggcataaacacacacagacacatacacaaacatttcCAGGTCGTCCCAGCCAAGACTATAAGCATGAAGTATTTTCCAGCCACGAGTCACAATGATTCCTGATTcctttttctaaacattttcgCTCACCACCCTCCCTAGCCTCCCCAGTAGTAATAGTCGACTGTCCCCAAACGTCGCGTTCCCTCCCTCAGGATCATTCCTGGACTGTCCCTAGAAGTTCAAGTTTATTTCCGAGGCTTTGTTCACGTTCACCTGCATCCCCCAGGATCATTACTTAACTGTCCCCAAACTTTCATGTTCCCTGCCTCACGACCATTCCTGTACTGTCCCTACACGTCCAAGTTCACCTCCAAGGCCCTGCTCCCCCGCGGTGCCGCTCCGGGCTGTTTATAATTAAACCTTGACTTTGGTTTGTAGATCAAAGATCAGCGCGGGAAAAAATACCTCCCCAGCAGAgcaatgattgacagctggagGGGACGACTTGTATTTCACAAGCAACCGCGGCTGAACTTGGGGGGACATTCTTCCACATGACTCACGTCTTGAAGACTCCAGCGGCGGAAGTCTTCACTGTGATAAGGAGTTTAGCAGGGTTCTGAGAAAGATGTTGAAGGCTTGCCTCACATCGCATTGCGCTGGTGCTAAAATGCAGCGATGTCATCGCTTTgtggcctctaccaggctccgtcctatcgctgggaaaatagtagaaatcagccgaggtactccgctatacaggtaggtccgctatacagtcaAGTTCCATTTCAATTccgtccatcgaaatggaactttactgtatacCTACTGTATACCCTGTATATCGGAGTACCTCGgttgatttctactattttcccaacgataggacggaagcctggtagaggctaatcgcTTTGGACTACTGTGTATGTGTGGGAGGGGGTGTGGGTGTGTTCATCGTGTTATTAGTTAGTATTCGTATATATGTAATTACttcttaaaatttgttttaaCTGTACCCTGGACGTGTCGGCCTTGTAAAGGATATATCGATCGTGTTGCCGACAACACTCGGAACTCATTCTATGAATCTTAATACTTTATTAGATAAATGAAATTctaaaaaatgataataaaacgCGGCTTTCTTTTCTTCGGCCAGATTACGACAATGCCATCTAGTCAAATTGAATCTGTGCTGACAGATACCCTGGGTACCCTGGTGTGATATATGTTAATAGTCAACTACATTTACAGACACCTCGAGGATTCTATAGTACAAAAACAAACCCATGGTCGGGATTATGTAAGAAAAACATAAAACCGCCAAATTCTAAGCAAAGCTCAGGTTACGATGtttttgtttatatgtttgGGTTTTACTATCAAAATTTATGTCTGGTTGTGCCCTAGCCTTGGACTTTACTGGGGTTCATGAAACGTAGCAGATTCATGGCTTTGTAAGAGAGCTCTAAGGCGTAACTACGTGGTTTAATTCTTCTTCGTATGTCATCAATTTGAGCTACAAACTTCAGACCAACTCTGCTAAAGGTCGCTGAATGTTGCGTTTTATGCCGCCCGCTGTTTTGACAAGTGTCGAACACGTGTTAAACGCATCGCGCGCAACTTTTCCACTCCGTCATAACTTCTGTCGGCTGCGTGCCCGCGGTCCGGCTTTGAACGTGACGGTCACAAATCAAGTTCAGAGTGGAGCACTTCAGCTTATAACCTTGGACTTGACCTTGAACTGCCAGGAGCTGGGAGCCAAACATGATGGTGCCACACGTGATGGTCAGATGAGCAGACTCAAGAAAAGGCTTCGAATAACCCGGGCAGGAGTTTGGACAGTTGTTGCTTCTCgtctctatatacatgtatatagctaaTTGTTGTATTCAAACACCAGCCCGGTTTGGTTTATTTAGTTTATTAAGATGCCCTTTAGCCCCTTTCGGGCTCATTACACAATACTACAACATAATACATACACCAGATATACACATaagtacatatttacatataagtACAGACTTGAGgattgaggtcagaggtcagagcAGAGAACTAATTATAACGGAATAATCAATAACAGTCCAAATAAAACTTACCCTGAACTATTTCCAGTTGTTATAGAAGGATTACTTTTTAATGGACTACTTTTTAATTTTAAGTACTTAACTCTTAAtgcgtttgtgaaggttagacatccaggtaaacaatatataaggagaaattcaaactctacaactggataaatattcgcagatttatttccggacgtttcgagtgacatccatcactcttcttcagctctTCTTTAACTCTTAATGATATCTAGTTTATCTATCACCAGTCTTCATTGTTTCGAAAGAAACAACGTAATATTAAAGGAAATCTTATATTCGTAGATAAAATCATTACAAGCTGTTTTTCAACATCAGAACCCGATCAGTAAAAGTGGAAATGCAGTCCACTAATTTTCTTTTGCTTTTCATTGTAGTCTGTGTCTTCCAAATGTAGTGCGTGTGAATGCATTTTATCTGTGATAATTGTGTGAAATGTGTCTGAACTTCGTCTTTAGTCAAAACAATTGGTGCAAACACATGCACAGCGATAAAAGAGAGGCTGTTGTCAAGTTCGCACAGCTGTTAGACTTCTCACGCCAAGTTCACGGACATGGGCAGTATCAACATGCAAAAAAAACGTCATGATTTTTTATCTTCATTGGTCTACAGATATATTTAATCATAAGTTTTCATTCTGGATACTTTTCACGATGTTACAacttttctctctttctttctttctctctttctccttCCAACATTATATCTTATTGTTTTTTCGTTAAACTCTGTCAAGCGTATCATATTATCATCAGTGGGAACTCAAAATCCATGATGACATAATTCTATCCCCGACAGTCGTCAGTGTAAACGGAGAGATAAAACAGAAGCGCCTGTCAAAGAAGTCAAGTTCGCGCGTCTGGTAGACTCCTCGCACCTCCAAGTTCACGGACAGGGGCAGCCATCTCGCACCATGGTACCGAATCCACCCCGACGGGAGTCACGCGCCAGCGGCGAGCCGGAATCTGTTCGGCCGGCGGTAGACACACCTCAGTCGGGCCGAGACGCGAGCTGGCCCGGTCTGCTGTGTTCGGGCCATGCGGAGAGGTGTAAAACCTGGCTTACGTAAGGCTTGCGGCTGTAGCAGGGCTTTAGGAGCAGATCCCGACCCTCTGTGGGGAACCTGCGGGCGCTGAAAGGTGTTtatgttcaggaattatcgctGTTGACGGACGAGAGTCGCCGTAATTACGACCAGACAAACAGGTGAAACTTAAGAAATGATGTTTATCTCAAGTTTCGTAATTCCTTAATGTTGTTATTAAGATGCACATCTGGGAAAGTGCTTAACATTTTTATTTTCGCCTTTATATGCGGCACGATGTTGGTAAGATTTACAGCTCACTTCGTCACCAGGCGACCTTGAAACTCAGACTTGATGACCTCTAACGTTCCTTTTCCAGACCACGTGACCGAGGTGAAATCCTAACCTTATCGGGTCCTGGTAAGACGACTTAAGGAGGTAAGCCGGTAATCTGAGAAAAGCCGGATTAAGAAAACGATTAAGGGCAGCGATTAAGGTTAAACTAAGACAGAAGGTACGGACAGGTGCTACATGTTTAAGGCATCCGGAGGAACAGAACAGGGTGCACCTATCTACGTAATGCCACCTTGGGAATGTTTAAGTGTGTAAACCTGACTTTTTACTATAGACCTAAGCATGAACTTCACATCTTTCCCTACTAgactatttattcatttattctacaatcagtcagtcagtcaatcaatcaatcaatcaatcaatatgttcatttactcattcattcattcattcattcatgcaacTACTGCGTAAACACCAGTTGATACATGACTATGTAACTTGTATATCTGTGCCCGTtatccattcattcaatcaatcgatcgatcagttaaccaatcaattaatcaactgTTGCCACGGAGATCTCTCCTACTTCGACGTTACGACCTGGGAAATATCTTGAATTTGTCATAATCCACAGAAACTGGCACGAAATTTCGTTCATCTatatcatgtactagtaatccATTTATAAGACCTCACGCGTTGATACAGATagtgcagttttcttttcttttttataaaCAGTGCTCCGTTCCGATCCGAGTGGGCAGCCGGTTACATGTTAGAGATTTCTGTGCGGAGCCTCTCTAATGTTGACCGTAATATTGCTGGCCCGGTTCCAAATGACGCCAAACAGTCATCAACACTTGGGTCCGCTGGCTTCCGATCAATCATATCAGCAGAATACTCGTACAGCTCCTCCCAGAGACCCAAACCTCCATCAGACTAACAGTCCGTTTGATGTCACCTTGTGATCAGGCGGAGAACGCACCTCTGGTGACGACCCGTGTCGCAAATCCGACTTTCGCAGCTCAAACCATCCCCGGCCTTGGCCTGGTGCATACCGACAGCATTTTTAATGATTTTCCCAGTCTTTTGGTCCCTGTGTGAAGCATCCAAGTTTAGAGCTAGCACTGCGTTCGAAAAGCAGACTTTTTCCTCCCTTCCTCGATCCATTGCCCGTCTTTGTATGTCATTTCAGTCTTTAGAACTTACTTCTACGTGCAAAACATAAAGTTTAAACCCTTTTTATTTACTCCTGAGAAGCTCATAtaggcctgcaggccgctttacACACAGTTTTCCCCGATACAAACGTACGATCAAAACGTTTACAATAAACGAAACAACtacgacaaaaaagggacatgGGCCATACGCCGATTTTCGTTttgttatgtatgtttgtaatacCAGTAATATGTAAAGACACCACTccatgtttatagatttattaggacaACAATCCTGAAATCTATATGTAGCCATTTAATCTGTATCTTTGCTATATTTCATCTGACTCttacctcctccccccccccatgacttcaatgaaaagtgTCCTGTCGTCCGAATTGAATTTAAAAATGTATAGTTTTAATCTGTTAGTTTCAGCAACGTCAAGTTATACAGACAACCAGATGAAGATACGAATAATAGAAATGAATCTATGATTCCATATTGTACGTACGTCGTCGGTTAGCCAAAAGACTTGTGGACAAACGTTTATGCCTGTTTCCATTTATCACTAAGACCCTATGATTCCACGTAAAAGATAAAAATATTGATCAGCGTTAAATCAAAACCTTGCTACAACGAGAGTACGAGGCTGGTACCTAAACGGGAGTGATGTGAATGAACTGATTGCAACTTACAGGATGTAGATGCAGAACCTGTAGATAATGAGTCAACTGGACGCAAGACGTCAAAAATGTACGAAATGTAGTCTACATTCTTTTCCACTTGTCAGCACCCTCATGGCATTGTCAATGGCATCCAAACAGTTTCCTGTCTCAAGTCCATCCTGAATTGCGTGGAACGATGGAAATGACGTTTGAGTGACGTCATAGATAACGACAAGAACATGATAAGATATAAAATGACGCTCGACTCTCACATTCACCTTTGCCTCCTAAACAGTAATAGTGAAGCAGGCATAAGTTGAACATATGACATATTGTTTTAATGAAACCGTGGCAATTGGACTTGCTCTGTACATTTCTAAGTAGCCATCTGACATCATACTCCTTAGCGTTGTCTTTTTTCCATTACGGAAAACATTGCTTTGTCTTGGACTCGGTACAAATCTATCTCCCAAGTCGAGGAAGTCTTCAGGACTTGCGTTTCCTTTTTAAGACTCATCCCAAGCTGTATGGAAATGACGACAAGACCAATGATAAGATATAGCACGACGCTTCAGTGATGCCCTTGATGTTCAAATACATTTCACGAAATCGTCTTTTAAAAAAGATCGCACCACTGCACGTCTATTTATCTATGTTCATTAAACTCCATTTACTGTTCATTTACGTTCAATGTACTTTTTTACGtgtgaataaacaataaacaaattaaacaaataaactgcCGTCAACTTAAGCATAAGTTTCACTCTACAAAAG
Protein-coding regions in this window:
- the LOC136442316 gene encoding zinc finger protein OZF-like — protein: MDDRSSEISIDDLPTAHPVNDTSSSGTMDTGTQQETEEDIPCKETCGIKSDRPPVQSRTEQTGRPAVKRTMDKRFACTDCDYRAASKVNLLIHVRKHTGEKPFKCDQCDHSAARKNDLDRHVFTHTGEKPYMCGECGFRTAERSSLSRHMRTHTGEKPFKCDQCDYSAAKKANLDRHMATHTGDKPYMCGECGYRTADRSHLSEHMRKHTGEKPYKCDMCDYSAAQKSSLNLHMASKHSGDKPYMCGECGYKTAKRSHLYVHMRRHTGEKPYKCDQCDYSAATKSGLDRHMTTHTGEKPYMCL